A window of the Xenopus laevis strain J_2021 chromosome 9_10L, Xenopus_laevis_v10.1, whole genome shotgun sequence genome harbors these coding sequences:
- the rsl1d1.L gene encoding ribosomal L1 domain containing 1 L homeolog (The RefSeq protein has 2 substitutions compared to this genomic sequence), whose product MAETGGHELDSAQVKKAVQALLAYQKNKGNANSLLLNEHDRISMMLTVWRIPPREQAIRIPLPHAIRPEVCDVCLFTRDEPNMTSEQTEKFYKKLLAQHGIKQISEVIALKRLKKEYKPYEAKRRLLASFDLFLSDARIRRFLPSLLGKHFYKAKREPQSVNLKSNHLAAVLNRFVQGTQLHINNKGCCYSIRVGHTDMKVGDIVENAVAVAKVLAEKLPMKWKNVKILHLKTQTSVSLPIFNSSPANLHELNLSLKKTKNKKEKTNKEKKANKKAKSKSPDSGVTSDATILDEGKSSSAEKSEPDDVEEKIPKLAPI is encoded by the exons ATGGCGGAAACCGGGGGACACGAGTTGGATAGTGCGCAG GTAAAGAAAGCAGTGCAGGCCCTTCTGGCATATCAGAAAAATAAAGGCGATGCCAATTCTTTACTCTTGAATGAGCACGACCGTATATCTATGATGTTAACAGTGTGGCGAATTCCCCCACGTGAACAAGCTATCAGAAT CCCCCTTCCTCATGCCATACGACCTGAAGTGTGTGATGTTTGCCTTTTTACAAGAGATGAGCCTAACATGACATCTGAACAGACTGAGAAGTTCTACAAAAAATTACTTGCTCAGCatggaataaaacaaataaatgag GTCATTGCTCTCAAAAGACTGAAAAAGGAATATAAACCTTATGAAGCAAAGCGTCGTTTGCTGGCCAGTTTTGATCTGTTCCTTTCTGATGCCAGGATCCGCCGATTCTTGCCGTCCCTcctggggaaacatttttacaaagCTAAAAG GGAACCCCAGTCTGTTAACTTGAAATCAAATCATCTGGCAGCAGTGCTAAATCGCTTTGTCCAAGGAACCCAGCTTCATATAAATAACAAGGGCTGTTGCTA TTCCATCCGTGTTGGTCACACTGACATGAAGGTTGGTGATATTGTTGAGAATGCTGTTGCTGTTGCAAAAGTCCTTGCAGAGAAACTGCCGatg AAATGGAAGAATGTTAAAATACTTCACTTAAAAACTCAGACATCCGTGTCCCTGCCCATCTTTAATTCTTCTCCCGCTAATCTTCACGAGCTCAAcctctcattaaaaaaaacaaagaataaa aaagaaaaaacaaacaaggaaaagaaaGCTAATAAAAAAGCCAAGTCAAAATCACCAGACTCTGGGGTAACATCTGATGCAACTATTCTGGATGAAGGCAAATCCTCTTCCGCAGAAAAGAGTGAGCCTGATGATGTGGAGGAAAAGATTCCAAAGTTAGCCCCTATCCAG
- the rsl1d1.L gene encoding ribosomal L1 domain containing 1 L homeolog isoform X1 gives MAETGGHELDSAQVKKAVQALLAYQKNKGDANSLLLNEHDRISMMLTVWRIPPREQAIRIPLPHAIRPEVCDVCLFTRDEPNMTSEQTEKFYKKLLAQHGIKQINEVIALKRLKKEYKPYEAKRRLLASFDLFLSDARIRRFLPSLLGKHFYKAKREPQSVNLKSNHLAAVLNRFVQGTQLHINNKGCCYSIRVGHTDMKVGDIVENAVAVAKVLAEKLPMKWKNVKILHLKTQTSVSLPIFNSSPANLHELNLSLKKTKNKKEKTNKEKKANKKAKSKSPDSGVTSDATILDEGKSSSAEKSEPDDVEEKIPKLAPIQLPTKEEEIKTIRTSKKRPSKVEAKEEIHEMTKKNVSSTPKAGGQKRKVSTKKEVDVLETPTKQKRLKTPKKNIGQVTKPEKDDIKKTPKAALKPIIKLSKSAKKAPQTPKLKPKKKMKVPQSA, from the exons ATGGCGGAAACCGGGGGACACGAGTTGGATAGTGCGCAG GTAAAGAAAGCAGTGCAGGCCCTTCTGGCATATCAGAAAAATAAAGGCGATGCCAATTCTTTACTCTTGAATGAGCACGACCGTATATCTATGATGTTAACAGTGTGGCGAATTCCCCCACGTGAACAAGCTATCAGAAT CCCCCTTCCTCATGCCATACGACCTGAAGTGTGTGATGTTTGCCTTTTTACAAGAGATGAGCCTAACATGACATCTGAACAGACTGAGAAGTTCTACAAAAAATTACTTGCTCAGCatggaataaaacaaataaatgag GTCATTGCTCTCAAAAGACTGAAAAAGGAATATAAACCTTATGAAGCAAAGCGTCGTTTGCTGGCCAGTTTTGATCTGTTCCTTTCTGATGCCAGGATCCGCCGATTCTTGCCGTCCCTcctggggaaacatttttacaaagCTAAAAG GGAACCCCAGTCTGTTAACTTGAAATCAAATCATCTGGCAGCAGTGCTAAATCGCTTTGTCCAAGGAACCCAGCTTCATATAAATAACAAGGGCTGTTGCTA TTCCATCCGTGTTGGTCACACTGACATGAAGGTTGGTGATATTGTTGAGAATGCTGTTGCTGTTGCAAAAGTCCTTGCAGAGAAACTGCCGatg AAATGGAAGAATGTTAAAATACTTCACTTAAAAACTCAGACATCCGTGTCCCTGCCCATCTTTAATTCTTCTCCCGCTAATCTTCACGAGCTCAAcctctcattaaaaaaaacaaagaataaa aaagaaaaaacaaacaaggaaaagaaaGCTAATAAAAAAGCCAAGTCAAAATCACCAGACTCTGGGGTAACATCTGATGCAACTATTCTGGATGAAGGCAAATCCTCTTCCGCAGAAAAGAGTGAGCCTGATGATGTGGAGGAAAAGATTCCAAAGTTAGCCCCTATCCAGCTGCCTACAAAGGAAGAAGAAATAAAG ACAATCCGCACCAGCAAAAAGAGACCATCCAAAGTGGAAGCAAAGGAAGAAATACATGAAATGACCAAGAAAAATGTTAGCTCAACACCAAAGGCTGGTGGACAGAAGCGCAAAGTCAGTACAAAAAAAGAAGTTGACGTTTTGGAAACACCAACTAAGCAGAAAAGGCTCAAAACGCCCAAAAAAAACATAGGACAAGTGACAAAGCCTGAAAAAGATGACATTAAAAAGACTCCTAAAGCAGCTTTGAAGCCTATAATTAAACTCTCCAAGTCGGCCAAAAAGGCTCCCCAGACACCGAAACTAAAACCGAAGAAGAAAATGAAGGTACCACAGTCTGCTTAA
- the rsl1d1.L gene encoding ribosomal L1 domain containing 1 L homeolog isoform X2: MMLTVWRIPPREQAIRIPLPHAIRPEVCDVCLFTRDEPNMTSEQTEKFYKKLLAQHGIKQINEVIALKRLKKEYKPYEAKRRLLASFDLFLSDARIRRFLPSLLGKHFYKAKREPQSVNLKSNHLAAVLNRFVQGTQLHINNKGCCYSIRVGHTDMKVGDIVENAVAVAKVLAEKLPMKWKNVKILHLKTQTSVSLPIFNSSPANLHELNLSLKKTKNKKEKTNKEKKANKKAKSKSPDSGVTSDATILDEGKSSSAEKSEPDDVEEKIPKLAPIQLPTKEEEIKTIRTSKKRPSKVEAKEEIHEMTKKNVSSTPKAGGQKRKVSTKKEVDVLETPTKQKRLKTPKKNIGQVTKPEKDDIKKTPKAALKPIIKLSKSAKKAPQTPKLKPKKKMKVPQSA; this comes from the exons ATGATGTTAACAGTGTGGCGAATTCCCCCACGTGAACAAGCTATCAGAAT CCCCCTTCCTCATGCCATACGACCTGAAGTGTGTGATGTTTGCCTTTTTACAAGAGATGAGCCTAACATGACATCTGAACAGACTGAGAAGTTCTACAAAAAATTACTTGCTCAGCatggaataaaacaaataaatgag GTCATTGCTCTCAAAAGACTGAAAAAGGAATATAAACCTTATGAAGCAAAGCGTCGTTTGCTGGCCAGTTTTGATCTGTTCCTTTCTGATGCCAGGATCCGCCGATTCTTGCCGTCCCTcctggggaaacatttttacaaagCTAAAAG GGAACCCCAGTCTGTTAACTTGAAATCAAATCATCTGGCAGCAGTGCTAAATCGCTTTGTCCAAGGAACCCAGCTTCATATAAATAACAAGGGCTGTTGCTA TTCCATCCGTGTTGGTCACACTGACATGAAGGTTGGTGATATTGTTGAGAATGCTGTTGCTGTTGCAAAAGTCCTTGCAGAGAAACTGCCGatg AAATGGAAGAATGTTAAAATACTTCACTTAAAAACTCAGACATCCGTGTCCCTGCCCATCTTTAATTCTTCTCCCGCTAATCTTCACGAGCTCAAcctctcattaaaaaaaacaaagaataaa aaagaaaaaacaaacaaggaaaagaaaGCTAATAAAAAAGCCAAGTCAAAATCACCAGACTCTGGGGTAACATCTGATGCAACTATTCTGGATGAAGGCAAATCCTCTTCCGCAGAAAAGAGTGAGCCTGATGATGTGGAGGAAAAGATTCCAAAGTTAGCCCCTATCCAGCTGCCTACAAAGGAAGAAGAAATAAAG ACAATCCGCACCAGCAAAAAGAGACCATCCAAAGTGGAAGCAAAGGAAGAAATACATGAAATGACCAAGAAAAATGTTAGCTCAACACCAAAGGCTGGTGGACAGAAGCGCAAAGTCAGTACAAAAAAAGAAGTTGACGTTTTGGAAACACCAACTAAGCAGAAAAGGCTCAAAACGCCCAAAAAAAACATAGGACAAGTGACAAAGCCTGAAAAAGATGACATTAAAAAGACTCCTAAAGCAGCTTTGAAGCCTATAATTAAACTCTCCAAGTCGGCCAAAAAGGCTCCCCAGACACCGAAACTAAAACCGAAGAAGAAAATGAAGGTACCACAGTCTGCTTAA
- the rsl1d1.L gene encoding ribosomal L1 domain containing 1 L homeolog isoform X3: MTSEQTEKFYKKLLAQHGIKQINEVIALKRLKKEYKPYEAKRRLLASFDLFLSDARIRRFLPSLLGKHFYKAKREPQSVNLKSNHLAAVLNRFVQGTQLHINNKGCCYSIRVGHTDMKVGDIVENAVAVAKVLAEKLPMKWKNVKILHLKTQTSVSLPIFNSSPANLHELNLSLKKTKNKKEKTNKEKKANKKAKSKSPDSGVTSDATILDEGKSSSAEKSEPDDVEEKIPKLAPIQLPTKEEEIKTIRTSKKRPSKVEAKEEIHEMTKKNVSSTPKAGGQKRKVSTKKEVDVLETPTKQKRLKTPKKNIGQVTKPEKDDIKKTPKAALKPIIKLSKSAKKAPQTPKLKPKKKMKVPQSA; encoded by the exons ATGACATCTGAACAGACTGAGAAGTTCTACAAAAAATTACTTGCTCAGCatggaataaaacaaataaatgag GTCATTGCTCTCAAAAGACTGAAAAAGGAATATAAACCTTATGAAGCAAAGCGTCGTTTGCTGGCCAGTTTTGATCTGTTCCTTTCTGATGCCAGGATCCGCCGATTCTTGCCGTCCCTcctggggaaacatttttacaaagCTAAAAG GGAACCCCAGTCTGTTAACTTGAAATCAAATCATCTGGCAGCAGTGCTAAATCGCTTTGTCCAAGGAACCCAGCTTCATATAAATAACAAGGGCTGTTGCTA TTCCATCCGTGTTGGTCACACTGACATGAAGGTTGGTGATATTGTTGAGAATGCTGTTGCTGTTGCAAAAGTCCTTGCAGAGAAACTGCCGatg AAATGGAAGAATGTTAAAATACTTCACTTAAAAACTCAGACATCCGTGTCCCTGCCCATCTTTAATTCTTCTCCCGCTAATCTTCACGAGCTCAAcctctcattaaaaaaaacaaagaataaa aaagaaaaaacaaacaaggaaaagaaaGCTAATAAAAAAGCCAAGTCAAAATCACCAGACTCTGGGGTAACATCTGATGCAACTATTCTGGATGAAGGCAAATCCTCTTCCGCAGAAAAGAGTGAGCCTGATGATGTGGAGGAAAAGATTCCAAAGTTAGCCCCTATCCAGCTGCCTACAAAGGAAGAAGAAATAAAG ACAATCCGCACCAGCAAAAAGAGACCATCCAAAGTGGAAGCAAAGGAAGAAATACATGAAATGACCAAGAAAAATGTTAGCTCAACACCAAAGGCTGGTGGACAGAAGCGCAAAGTCAGTACAAAAAAAGAAGTTGACGTTTTGGAAACACCAACTAAGCAGAAAAGGCTCAAAACGCCCAAAAAAAACATAGGACAAGTGACAAAGCCTGAAAAAGATGACATTAAAAAGACTCCTAAAGCAGCTTTGAAGCCTATAATTAAACTCTCCAAGTCGGCCAAAAAGGCTCCCCAGACACCGAAACTAAAACCGAAGAAGAAAATGAAGGTACCACAGTCTGCTTAA
- the ndufb7.L gene encoding NADH:ubiquinone oxidoreductase subunit B7 L homeolog — MGAHLARRYWGEPEPDPYNMSASPEPGVLPERVMVASQEQMNLAQVPLQQRDYCAHHLITLMKCKRDMWPNFLACKHERHEWDQCQHEDYVQRMKQYERERRLMVRQRKAEQVEAA; from the exons ATGGGAGCCCACCTTGCCCGGAGATACTGGGGGGAACCGGAGCCGGACCCCTATAATATGTCGGCTAGCCCAGAGCCGGGGGTCCTACCAGAGAGAG TTATGGTGGCATCTCAGGAGCAAATGAACCTGGCACAGGTGCCGCTGCAGCAGAGGGATTATTGTGCCCACCATCTTATCACGCTGATGAAATGCAAAAGGGATATGTGGCCCAATTTCCTGGCCTGCAAACATGAGCGCCATGAGTGGGACCAGTGCCAGCATGAAGA ttatgTTCAGCGCATGAAGCAATATGAGCGTGAGAGGAGACTCATGGTGCGACAGAGAAAAGCAGAACAAGTGGAGGCAGCATAA